A single Longimicrobiales bacterium DNA region contains:
- a CDS encoding tetratricopeptide repeat protein: MSRRLRNAALVLGLTLAACDANDSNTATTAFLDFPAPTAAPARTVSIGDFAGAEACASCHSDQYDAWATSTHGQAGGVPGPDIVVAPFTGRSIQFADATVTPQVRGGTYEFVVQQGGFEESTFEVSGVIGGAHMIGGGTQGFITGRTDGTERFLPWDWSGASSEWFCNTGSRTDQGWEPITSDMRLADCGDWPPVRPIGTIDRFANCQECHGSQVLTELDPGSGYTTQYTTLQVNCESCHGPAQRHVDLASSGVISADGDMGIESLVYRDKDESLSVCFQCHALKDVLQEGYLPGESLEAFYALKYPVLGDQPYAPDGRVRSFAYQANHLASACYLLGPMDCASCHEPHAQGYWDIDRRPLADPLDDGQCTSCHVSKMLDVEEHTFHPAESDGSQCVSCHMPYLQHSEVGAGIEFARSDHTIAIPRPVFDGDIGLEGACVQCHTDQTPRQLQSQMRTWWGELKPHRPLVTGIATEFRARNVSEAADLLLHPEENDPFIQFQALSRLLTAYLQADVAAMPENVEQGLLALTASEDLDVQSLALAALHWTRGDDPAVRARLVEALSSAATDGPLRGRWILALGFLGDRARDDADYATGAIAYRKALELSPNDPRVLHALGQLHNRSGSWPLAIQAIGQSLVADPDQPLAWVNLGIAQAGNGDPEAARTSYESALQLNPHEPLAHFNLGNAHQRAQRHEEAAIAYARAVDADPGLGLAHFELGRTYIRLERFEDALRHARRAVEFLPDHQSSRQMLADLERALGE, from the coding sequence ATGAGCAGGCGACTTCGCAACGCGGCCCTCGTGCTTGGCCTCACACTCGCCGCGTGCGATGCCAACGATTCCAACACTGCGACAACCGCTTTCCTCGACTTCCCTGCACCCACTGCCGCGCCAGCGCGTACCGTATCAATAGGCGACTTTGCAGGCGCGGAGGCATGTGCCAGCTGCCACTCCGATCAGTACGATGCGTGGGCAACATCGACGCACGGACAGGCCGGCGGCGTTCCTGGACCCGACATCGTCGTCGCTCCATTCACCGGCCGCTCCATCCAGTTCGCTGACGCGACGGTTACACCTCAAGTTCGCGGTGGCACGTATGAGTTCGTGGTGCAGCAGGGGGGCTTTGAAGAGTCGACGTTCGAAGTCAGCGGGGTGATCGGTGGGGCACATATGATCGGAGGCGGCACACAGGGCTTTATCACCGGCCGAACCGATGGGACCGAGCGTTTCCTGCCGTGGGACTGGTCGGGTGCCTCATCAGAGTGGTTCTGCAACACCGGCTCAAGAACCGATCAGGGCTGGGAACCCATAACCTCCGACATGCGCCTCGCCGACTGTGGCGACTGGCCGCCTGTGCGCCCGATCGGCACCATCGATCGGTTCGCGAACTGCCAGGAGTGCCACGGCAGTCAGGTCCTGACCGAGCTCGATCCAGGATCCGGATATACAACCCAGTACACGACCCTTCAGGTCAACTGCGAATCGTGTCACGGGCCAGCTCAGCGTCACGTCGATCTCGCGAGCTCCGGCGTCATTTCTGCGGACGGTGACATGGGTATCGAGAGCCTCGTATATCGGGACAAAGACGAGTCGCTGTCGGTCTGCTTCCAATGCCACGCTCTCAAGGATGTCCTCCAGGAAGGCTACCTGCCGGGCGAATCCCTCGAGGCCTTCTACGCGCTCAAGTATCCAGTTCTGGGCGACCAGCCCTACGCTCCCGACGGTCGAGTTCGGAGCTTCGCGTATCAGGCGAATCATCTCGCCAGCGCGTGTTACCTGCTCGGCCCGATGGACTGTGCGAGCTGCCACGAGCCACACGCTCAGGGGTATTGGGACATCGACCGCAGGCCGCTGGCAGATCCGCTTGACGACGGGCAATGCACGTCATGCCATGTTAGCAAGATGCTCGACGTCGAGGAGCACACCTTCCACCCTGCTGAATCGGATGGATCTCAGTGTGTCTCATGTCACATGCCCTATCTGCAGCATTCGGAGGTCGGTGCCGGCATTGAGTTCGCACGTTCGGACCACACGATCGCGATACCGCGCCCAGTCTTCGACGGAGACATCGGTCTCGAGGGGGCATGCGTCCAGTGCCACACCGACCAGACTCCGCGGCAGCTTCAGTCTCAGATGCGGACGTGGTGGGGTGAGCTAAAGCCTCATCGCCCACTCGTAACCGGAATTGCGACCGAGTTCCGGGCCAGGAACGTCTCCGAGGCAGCAGATCTGCTCCTGCACCCGGAGGAAAACGATCCGTTCATTCAGTTCCAGGCGTTAAGTCGACTGCTGACGGCCTACCTGCAGGCGGACGTCGCAGCAATGCCGGAGAACGTCGAACAAGGCTTGCTCGCTCTGACGGCAAGCGAAGACCTGGACGTTCAGTCGCTCGCACTCGCGGCCCTTCACTGGACCCGCGGTGACGATCCGGCGGTCCGTGCCCGCCTGGTGGAGGCCCTGTCCAGCGCGGCCACAGACGGTCCGCTCCGTGGACGCTGGATCCTGGCGCTTGGATTCCTGGGCGACCGCGCGCGGGACGACGCGGACTACGCGACGGGTGCCATCGCATACCGAAAAGCGCTGGAACTGAGTCCCAATGACCCCCGGGTGCTTCACGCCCTAGGACAGCTACACAATCGATCGGGCTCATGGCCGCTGGCGATCCAGGCGATCGGGCAGAGCTTGGTCGCAGACCCTGATCAGCCCCTCGCGTGGGTGAATCTGGGTATCGCCCAGGCTGGAAATGGTGACCCCGAAGCCGCCCGGACCTCTTACGAGTCGGCGCTTCAGCTCAACCCGCATGAGCCACTCGCCCACTTCAACCTCGGCAACGCGCATCAGAGGGCTCAGCGCCACGAGGAGGCAGCAATCGCTTACGCACGGGCCGTCGACGCCGATCCGGGACTCGGGCTCGCGCACTTCGAGCTGGGCCGCACTTACATTCGTCTGGAACGATTCGAGGACGCGCTCAGACATGCCCGACGGGCCGTCGAGTTCTTGCCAGACCATCAAAGTTCACGCCAGATGCTCGCCGACCTCGAACGCGCGCTCGGCGAATGA
- a CDS encoding amidase, with protein sequence MNHDEYLQHDATALARRVQAGDLKADELVEIALARIEAFNPRLNAVVRLMTDDARRSAANPLSGPFTGVPFLAKDLGSMYAGHPTSSGSRYLANTVVGWDSELASRVKSTGVSVVGKTNTPEWGLLPVTESALFGPCRNPWDRDLSPGGSSGGAGAAVATGIVPMAGGGDGGGSIRIPASCCGLFGLKPTRGRTPTGPNRGQLWRGATIEHVLTRSVRDSAAMLDATEGPDVGSAFEIAPPTRAYTEEVGAPAGRLKVAWTTTPCVPTDVHPDCIAAVEDAARLLEELGHDVVEDDVPINGQEFSQNFLTVVAGELGADLRDAERFVGRPPGRGDLEPSTRALGLISEALSAQEFAGALRGLELLGRQVGTFFEDYDIILTPTLSKPPPPIGTIGSTAAEQAQLRFLGLFGSGRLMKAAGLIEKAAQSALDFIPWTPIYNVTGHPAMSVPLFWNSAGLPVGVHFVGRFGREDVLFRLAAQLEEARPWFDRLPPIAREPAGAT encoded by the coding sequence ATGAACCACGACGAGTACCTCCAGCACGACGCGACAGCGCTCGCCAGGCGCGTCCAGGCCGGTGACCTAAAGGCCGACGAACTGGTCGAGATAGCTCTGGCGCGCATCGAAGCCTTCAATCCGAGGCTCAATGCCGTGGTCCGACTGATGACGGATGACGCCCGTCGGAGCGCAGCGAACCCCCTGTCTGGACCCTTCACCGGCGTGCCGTTTCTCGCGAAGGACCTGGGCAGCATGTACGCCGGGCATCCGACCTCATCCGGGTCGCGCTACCTGGCCAACACGGTCGTCGGCTGGGACAGCGAACTCGCCAGCCGAGTGAAATCCACCGGAGTCTCCGTGGTGGGGAAGACGAACACGCCCGAGTGGGGACTGCTGCCGGTTACCGAGTCAGCCCTCTTCGGACCATGTCGGAATCCTTGGGACAGAGATCTGTCTCCGGGTGGGTCAAGCGGTGGGGCCGGTGCAGCAGTCGCTACGGGCATCGTGCCTATGGCGGGGGGAGGCGACGGCGGCGGCTCCATTCGTATTCCCGCGTCCTGCTGCGGCCTTTTTGGCCTGAAGCCGACCCGAGGACGCACCCCGACCGGCCCGAATCGGGGTCAGTTGTGGCGAGGAGCAACCATCGAGCATGTCCTCACGCGGTCGGTGCGCGATTCGGCCGCAATGCTGGACGCGACGGAGGGGCCGGACGTTGGCTCAGCGTTTGAGATTGCGCCTCCCACCCGCGCCTACACGGAAGAGGTCGGTGCTCCGGCCGGCCGGCTCAAGGTCGCCTGGACGACGACCCCGTGCGTACCAACCGACGTACACCCGGACTGCATCGCCGCGGTCGAGGACGCTGCCCGACTCCTTGAGGAGCTCGGGCACGACGTTGTCGAGGACGACGTCCCGATCAATGGTCAAGAATTCTCCCAGAACTTTCTGACCGTGGTCGCGGGGGAACTCGGAGCGGATCTCCGTGATGCCGAACGCTTCGTCGGCCGACCGCCCGGCCGTGGCGACCTTGAACCGAGCACGCGCGCGCTCGGGTTGATCTCGGAAGCTCTGTCCGCACAAGAATTCGCCGGAGCGCTGCGAGGTCTGGAACTCCTCGGTCGACAGGTCGGCACCTTCTTCGAGGACTACGACATCATCCTCACTCCCACGCTCTCCAAGCCTCCACCACCCATCGGCACGATCGGGTCGACCGCGGCCGAGCAGGCGCAACTCCGTTTCCTCGGACTATTTGGGTCGGGCCGCCTCATGAAGGCGGCGGGACTTATCGAGAAGGCGGCCCAGAGTGCGCTCGACTTCATTCCGTGGACGCCCATCTACAATGTGACCGGACACCCCGCAATGTCCGTTCCGCTCTTCTGGAACAGCGCCGGCCTTCCTGTAGGTGTGCACTTCGTAGGCCGTTTCGGTCGCGAAGATGTCCTCTTCCGGCTGGCCGCCCAACTCGAAGAGGCGCGACCGTGGTTCGACAGGCTCCCCCCGATCGCGAGAGAACCGGCCGGCGCAACGTAG
- a CDS encoding prolyl oligopeptidase family serine peptidase, with the protein MPTGSVAGAVDGRYRRLRIPDIETGFAMKIIPAFLRLLPLLLIAGPLAAQEPRVLEHTDYDLWNRIQNDLMSADGSWLAYRLVPGGGDASLVIQSLAGDRSVTVERGASPRFTSDSRYLVSLVAPMEGAVDAAREDGQGGDDLPGDSLAIVDLSNFSVTRVADVQSFRMPEEDADWFAYLRKSAGDDVSDDAADSDDEAAEDDDEDSAPRLDDGATLVVRTFESGSERRFDHVVDYQFASGGSAMFYTASGLDGSADGVFRIGTTESADAVAFGEGRYVQLAVSDEGEAAFLTDRDDRTNEAPAFALYVAEDGAATARVAPGGSGLTAGWAPSENGDISFSDSGNRVFFGTAIAPRPDAENETPEGDRVEVDIWNWKDPLLQPMQLVQAERERERTYQAMLDLESGRTLQLATPDMPDVEVGSDGDGDVALGSSDVPYRQLISWDGFYSDLYLVDVTDGSRRLAAEMIRGDGTLSPSERYVTRWDGFEKAWFGVDVETGETINLTGDMAVPFHDLLDDHPDALRSYGSAGWTADDEAFVVYDQFDIWAIDPTGGDAPRNLTEGVGRATDTRFRYLDLDRDDPVVPADDDVMLSSFHLYTKDAGIYTDRFEGSDAPEAMIEAGARFAGVRRAEDADIVTFTRSTFEEFPDIWVTNSALEDPRKVTDANPQQSEYRWGSAAIVEWTSSDGAPLQGILYKPDGFDPTEKYPMMVYFYERSSDGLHQYFVPAAGSSSIDRSFYVSRGYLLFVPDIPYKIGYPGESSVDAVVPGVLGLVDRGFVDRDKIGVQGHSWGGYQISYMVTRTDLFAAAEAGAPVVNMVSAYGGIRWQTGMSRAFQYERTQSRIGGSLWDTPLRYIENSPIFTADKISTPLLMMHNDADGAVPWYQGIEFFVALRRLAQPVWMLNYNGEAHGLRQEHNQRDWAVRMQQFFDHYLMDAPAPVWMDEGVPAILKGETLGLKLTSKKVISEQG; encoded by the coding sequence ATGCCCACGGGTTCCGTTGCCGGGGCCGTGGACGGCAGGTACCGTAGGCTTCGGATTCCCGACATCGAAACTGGCTTCGCTATGAAGATCATCCCTGCCTTTCTGCGACTTCTTCCGCTGCTTCTGATCGCCGGCCCGCTCGCAGCTCAGGAGCCCCGTGTGCTTGAGCACACGGACTACGATCTCTGGAATCGCATCCAGAATGATTTGATGTCGGCCGATGGGTCATGGCTTGCCTACCGGCTGGTGCCGGGGGGCGGAGACGCCTCCCTCGTGATTCAGAGCCTCGCCGGTGACCGAAGCGTGACGGTGGAGCGTGGCGCCTCTCCCCGCTTTACTTCGGATTCCCGCTATCTCGTCTCGCTCGTCGCACCGATGGAAGGTGCGGTCGATGCTGCTCGTGAGGATGGACAGGGTGGGGACGACCTGCCCGGGGACTCTCTCGCCATCGTCGACCTGTCCAACTTTTCTGTGACCCGTGTCGCGGACGTGCAGTCTTTCAGAATGCCAGAGGAGGATGCCGACTGGTTCGCGTATCTGCGCAAGTCCGCCGGTGACGATGTCTCGGACGATGCCGCCGACTCGGACGACGAAGCGGCAGAGGATGACGATGAGGATTCGGCGCCTCGCCTGGATGACGGTGCCACGTTGGTCGTCCGTACGTTCGAATCCGGATCGGAGCGCCGCTTCGACCACGTCGTCGACTACCAGTTCGCCTCGGGTGGCTCGGCGATGTTCTACACGGCTTCAGGCCTCGATGGGAGCGCGGATGGTGTGTTCCGCATAGGGACGACTGAATCCGCAGATGCCGTAGCGTTCGGAGAGGGCCGCTACGTGCAGCTTGCTGTCTCCGACGAAGGTGAAGCTGCGTTTCTGACAGATCGGGATGACCGGACGAACGAAGCTCCTGCGTTCGCGCTGTATGTCGCGGAGGATGGCGCGGCGACGGCTCGGGTAGCGCCGGGTGGATCGGGTTTGACTGCGGGATGGGCCCCGAGCGAGAACGGTGACATCTCTTTTTCGGACTCGGGAAATCGAGTGTTTTTCGGGACCGCCATCGCCCCGCGCCCCGACGCCGAAAACGAGACGCCAGAGGGGGATCGAGTTGAGGTAGACATCTGGAACTGGAAGGACCCGCTGCTTCAGCCAATGCAGCTGGTCCAGGCTGAGCGAGAGCGGGAGCGCACCTACCAAGCGATGCTCGACCTGGAGAGTGGCCGGACGCTGCAGCTGGCGACCCCGGACATGCCGGACGTCGAGGTTGGCTCCGACGGAGACGGAGATGTGGCGCTGGGGTCGAGTGATGTGCCCTATCGGCAGTTGATCTCGTGGGACGGCTTCTATTCGGATCTCTACCTAGTCGATGTGACAGACGGCTCCCGTCGACTCGCGGCTGAGATGATCCGCGGGGATGGCACCCTTTCGCCGTCCGAGCGCTATGTGACACGGTGGGACGGATTCGAGAAAGCGTGGTTCGGGGTCGACGTCGAGACCGGTGAGACGATCAATCTCACGGGCGACATGGCCGTGCCTTTCCACGACCTGCTCGATGACCATCCTGATGCGCTGCGTTCGTACGGGTCCGCCGGCTGGACTGCGGATGATGAAGCGTTCGTGGTGTACGATCAGTTCGACATCTGGGCCATCGACCCAACGGGTGGAGACGCACCGCGTAACCTCACCGAAGGCGTTGGCCGGGCCACGGATACCCGTTTCCGGTACCTCGATCTGGATCGGGATGACCCTGTGGTGCCTGCGGACGACGACGTGATGCTCTCCTCCTTCCACCTGTACACGAAGGACGCCGGCATCTACACCGACCGATTCGAGGGGAGCGATGCCCCCGAGGCGATGATAGAGGCTGGTGCACGGTTTGCCGGAGTGCGAAGGGCGGAGGACGCGGACATCGTGACGTTCACGCGCTCGACCTTTGAGGAATTCCCAGACATCTGGGTGACCAACTCCGCGCTCGAGGACCCCCGGAAGGTGACGGACGCGAACCCGCAGCAATCAGAGTACCGTTGGGGGAGTGCGGCGATCGTGGAATGGACGTCGAGCGACGGGGCTCCGCTGCAAGGAATTCTTTACAAGCCAGACGGGTTCGACCCCACTGAGAAGTACCCGATGATGGTGTACTTCTACGAGAGGTCCTCGGACGGCCTGCACCAGTACTTCGTTCCCGCCGCCGGAAGCTCTTCGATCGACCGTAGCTTCTATGTGAGCCGTGGCTACCTGCTGTTCGTGCCCGACATCCCCTACAAGATCGGGTACCCCGGCGAGAGTTCTGTTGATGCTGTAGTGCCCGGCGTTCTCGGTCTGGTCGACCGAGGCTTCGTCGACCGCGACAAGATTGGTGTCCAAGGGCATTCGTGGGGCGGCTATCAGATCTCGTACATGGTTACTCGAACAGACCTCTTCGCGGCCGCTGAGGCGGGTGCTCCCGTAGTGAATATGGTCAGCGCCTACGGCGGTATCCGCTGGCAGACGGGAATGAGCCGGGCGTTTCAGTACGAGCGAACGCAGAGTCGAATTGGTGGATCCCTCTGGGACACTCCTCTTCGCTACATCGAGAACTCGCCGATCTTCACGGCTGACAAGATCAGCACCCCGCTCCTGATGATGCACAACGACGCCGACGGGGCCGTGCCGTGGTACCAGGGCATCGAGTTCTTCGTGGCGCTGCGCCGGCTGGCCCAGCCGGTCTGGATGCTCAACTACAATGGCGAGGCACACGGGCTGCGACAGGAGCACAATCAGCGAGACTGGGCGGTACGCATGCAGCAGTTCTTCGACCATTACCTCATGGATGCACCGGCGCCGGTGTGGATGGATGAGGGCGTACCGGCCATCCTCAAGGGAGAGACACTGGGCCTCAAGTTGACGAGCAAGAAAGTGATCTCTGAGCAGGGGTAG
- a CDS encoding PQQ-binding-like beta-propeller repeat protein has translation MIRSSTLLLSCMFALAASAAAQSGTERGEWAVYGGDAGHTRYAPLDQIDAENAGTLEIAWRWSARNFGPNPFVRSSTTPLVVDGVMYATAGMRRAVVAIDPGTGETLWTWSMNEGERLARAPRPNPGRGVSYWSDGAGDDRILSVTPGYHMVALDADTGYPVEEFGDGGTLDLMENHRSRDGIPLVGTIGSSSPPTVVGNVIVVGSAHHVGLRPPSRVNTPGDIRGFDARTGDLLWTFKTIPEPGEEGHDTWLNESASYTGNAASWPPISYDAETGYVYVPTEAATGDYYGGHRPGNNLFSTSLLCIDSRTGKKIWHYQIIHHDIWDWDNPTFPILADIDIDGVPRKIVAQLTKQGFTYVFDRLTGEPVWPIEEREVPQTDAPGEWTSPTQPFPTKPPPFERQGFTEDDLIDFTPEIKARALEAVADYRMGPIFSPPSIIDAPDGTMGTLSLPSTIGGANWEGGALDPETGMLYVGSQTNASILQLIPGGDQSDMDYIFGFARASIARGVPIVKPPWGRITALDLSSGDMAWMVPNGDTPEGVAESLGIDESLVPRTGKVSRASVLVTRTLLLSGEGASGAPTFRALDKATGATIAEIELPNAQIGLPMTYMHEGRQYIVISVGGGGEPAELIALALPSD, from the coding sequence ATGATACGATCCTCAACCCTCCTCCTCTCCTGCATGTTCGCCCTCGCGGCATCAGCAGCCGCTCAGTCAGGTACTGAGCGCGGGGAGTGGGCAGTGTACGGGGGCGATGCCGGGCACACGCGGTACGCACCTCTCGATCAGATCGACGCAGAGAACGCGGGCACCCTCGAGATCGCCTGGCGCTGGAGCGCACGGAACTTCGGGCCGAACCCGTTCGTCCGGTCGTCGACGACGCCGCTAGTGGTGGACGGGGTGATGTACGCGACAGCCGGCATGCGTCGAGCCGTAGTTGCGATTGATCCTGGGACAGGAGAGACGCTCTGGACCTGGAGCATGAACGAAGGCGAGCGCCTGGCCAGGGCACCGAGACCGAACCCTGGTCGTGGAGTGAGCTACTGGTCTGACGGGGCTGGGGACGACCGCATCCTCTCGGTTACGCCGGGATACCACATGGTGGCCCTCGACGCCGACACCGGATATCCGGTCGAAGAATTCGGGGATGGCGGAACGCTCGATCTCATGGAGAACCACCGGTCCCGCGATGGAATTCCACTGGTCGGGACGATCGGCTCAAGCTCACCTCCCACCGTCGTCGGTAATGTCATCGTCGTCGGATCGGCTCACCACGTCGGCCTCCGTCCGCCGTCGCGTGTGAACACTCCCGGGGATATCCGAGGCTTCGACGCCCGCACCGGAGACCTCCTGTGGACATTCAAGACGATCCCGGAGCCAGGAGAGGAAGGCCACGACACCTGGCTGAACGAGTCTGCGAGCTACACTGGCAACGCAGCGTCCTGGCCACCCATCTCTTATGATGCCGAGACCGGCTACGTCTACGTCCCGACCGAGGCAGCGACAGGCGACTACTACGGGGGACACCGGCCCGGGAACAACCTGTTCTCGACGTCGCTGCTCTGCATCGACTCCAGGACCGGCAAGAAGATCTGGCACTACCAGATCATCCATCACGACATCTGGGACTGGGACAACCCGACTTTCCCGATCTTGGCCGACATCGACATCGACGGCGTGCCACGGAAGATCGTCGCTCAGCTCACCAAGCAAGGCTTCACGTATGTGTTCGACCGCCTCACGGGCGAGCCCGTATGGCCGATCGAGGAGCGTGAGGTCCCGCAGACGGACGCGCCGGGTGAATGGACATCACCCACCCAGCCCTTTCCTACGAAGCCACCGCCGTTTGAGCGTCAGGGCTTCACCGAGGACGATCTGATCGACTTCACGCCGGAGATCAAGGCACGGGCGCTGGAAGCGGTCGCGGATTATCGAATGGGTCCGATATTTTCGCCGCCGTCCATAATTGACGCGCCGGACGGAACCATGGGGACACTGTCCCTGCCTAGCACGATCGGCGGCGCCAACTGGGAGGGCGGGGCGCTCGATCCCGAGACGGGAATGCTGTACGTCGGCTCCCAGACGAACGCTTCGATTCTCCAGTTGATCCCTGGCGGGGATCAATCGGACATGGATTACATCTTCGGTTTCGCGCGCGCCTCGATCGCGCGCGGCGTACCGATCGTAAAGCCGCCCTGGGGCCGGATCACCGCTCTCGACCTTTCGTCAGGGGATATGGCATGGATGGTCCCCAACGGCGACACCCCGGAGGGAGTAGCCGAGAGTCTCGGCATCGATGAGTCGCTGGTACCCCGGACTGGAAAGGTCTCACGGGCCAGCGTGCTGGTGACCCGGACGCTGCTGCTCTCAGGTGAAGGGGCTTCCGGGGCGCCCACGTTCCGTGCACTCGACAAGGCAACCGGAGCCACGATCGCCGAAATCGAGCTTCCCAACGCACAGATCGGCCTGCCCATGACCTACATGCACGAAGGCCGGCAGTACATCGTGATTTCGGTCGGAGGCGGCGGCGAGCCGGCCGAACTGATCGCGCTGGCGCTTCCATCAGACTGA
- a CDS encoding cupin domain-containing protein yields the protein MSVRHVDTLPAEEVKAGKDTKIQILIGPDQGPNFALRRFIMEPGGGMPLHTNKVEHEQYVLSGSAKVQIGDDVHHVKAGDVVYIPGGVQHNYEAEENGFSFLCVVPNQPDAIELVDC from the coding sequence ATGTCGGTACGACATGTCGATACTTTGCCCGCCGAAGAAGTGAAGGCTGGCAAGGACACGAAGATTCAAATCCTCATCGGTCCCGATCAGGGCCCGAATTTCGCACTCCGGCGCTTCATCATGGAGCCCGGTGGAGGCATGCCGCTTCATACGAACAAGGTCGAGCACGAACAGTACGTGTTGAGTGGTAGTGCTAAGGTGCAGATCGGTGACGATGTCCACCACGTGAAGGCGGGTGACGTGGTGTATATCCCCGGCGGGGTGCAGCACAACTACGAGGCTGAGGAGAACGGGTTCTCGTTCCTGTGTGTGGTGCCCAATCAGCCCGACGCGATCGAGCTCGTCGACTGCTGA
- a CDS encoding alkaline phosphatase family protein, giving the protein MRRSKNRSKSLLGAQLTALFVIGGCQSNDAEPSLIPVEQRTPKVLLIGIDGVRADVLAEVLTPNIDALAAVGSFTARTRTTTPSVSGPAWSSMLTGVWPEKHGVTSNDFTGRSYGEYPDFLTRIEQDNPNMATFAAGDWIPLLEIEGGNPTLSHEIDVRFPLDGYDLGWAEGDAEATSLAVRHLNEADPDAMFVYLGNPDETSHETGSIGSEYRAAIALSDQHVGALVAAVRSRPSFRAENWLILISTDHGRTSDGDHGGDSPVEMTTFILASGPGTAIGTPSEETFIVDVAVTALDHLGIAIDPTWGLDGNPVGVR; this is encoded by the coding sequence ATGAGACGTAGCAAGAACAGGAGCAAAAGTCTGCTCGGTGCGCAACTCACGGCCCTGTTCGTCATCGGCGGCTGTCAGTCGAACGACGCGGAACCGTCACTCATTCCAGTAGAACAGCGTACGCCCAAGGTTCTGCTCATCGGCATCGACGGTGTCCGCGCTGACGTCCTCGCCGAGGTGCTCACCCCGAACATAGACGCGCTCGCCGCGGTCGGATCCTTCACGGCCCGGACCCGAACCACGACGCCGTCCGTGAGCGGCCCGGCGTGGTCCTCCATGCTGACGGGCGTCTGGCCGGAGAAACATGGAGTGACAAGCAACGATTTCACGGGCCGGAGTTACGGGGAGTATCCAGATTTCCTAACTCGCATTGAGCAGGACAACCCGAATATGGCCACGTTCGCCGCGGGCGACTGGATTCCACTCTTGGAAATCGAAGGTGGCAATCCCACGCTCTCACACGAGATCGACGTGAGGTTTCCACTGGACGGCTATGATCTGGGCTGGGCCGAGGGGGATGCAGAGGCCACATCGCTTGCGGTGCGTCATCTCAACGAGGCGGACCCTGACGCGATGTTCGTCTACCTCGGGAATCCCGATGAAACCAGTCATGAAACGGGCTCGATCGGATCAGAGTATCGTGCAGCGATAGCCCTTTCCGATCAGCACGTCGGGGCACTCGTCGCGGCCGTCCGTTCGCGGCCGAGCTTCAGGGCAGAGAACTGGCTGATTCTGATCAGTACCGATCACGGGCGCACCAGCGACGGTGACCACGGCGGTGACTCGCCAGTGGAAATGACGACCTTCATCCTGGCCAGTGGCCCTGGAACTGCGATCGGAACCCCCTCCGAGGAAACGTTCATCGTCGACGTCGCAGTGACCGCACTGGACCACCTCGGCATCGCCATCGACCCAACCTGGGGTCTCGACGGGAATCCAGTAGGAGTGCGCTGA